Proteins found in one Deinococcus hopiensis KR-140 genomic segment:
- a CDS encoding PAS domain-containing sensor histidine kinase, with the protein MTTEVASNADAFAAARGLLDVLPQMVWQLGSQGQVQDVNGRTLRYSGRPREAFLGLRFAELIHPDDRTQVLADWHTLIAGGRPFQLSFRLCCNQGRYYWFLFQVQPLPTPSSNFAWLASGTIVQAQKQAEAELQRLNHTLEQHVEQRTAQLLRSNRSLEQFAYVASHDLREPLRTISSFVGLLRRKYQGQLDDQADRLIAMTVSAAERMNKMIDDLLAVSRIGQHPPFQPVNLQERVAAVLENLHVLIEDTGAVVEVGQLPVVVGDTSQLSQLFQNLIVNALKFQPPGRVPAVCIHAVSLDGMWQFRVEDNGIGIAPADFERIFGVFQRLHDRQTYEGNGIGLAIARSVIEEHGGTLWLESQLGEGTAFLFTLPEP; encoded by the coding sequence TTTGCAGCTGCGCGGGGACTGCTGGACGTGCTGCCTCAAATGGTCTGGCAGCTCGGATCCCAAGGACAGGTACAGGACGTAAACGGCCGGACCCTGCGCTACAGCGGCCGCCCACGTGAGGCGTTTTTGGGGTTAAGGTTCGCGGAACTCATTCATCCGGATGACCGAACGCAGGTGCTGGCCGACTGGCATACCCTGATTGCAGGAGGACGGCCCTTTCAGCTCAGCTTCCGGCTTTGCTGCAATCAGGGGCGCTACTACTGGTTTTTGTTTCAGGTACAACCTCTGCCTACACCGTCTTCAAACTTTGCTTGGCTTGCCAGCGGAACCATCGTGCAGGCGCAGAAGCAAGCGGAGGCTGAACTGCAGCGCCTGAACCATACCCTGGAGCAGCATGTGGAGCAGCGTACAGCGCAACTCCTCCGCTCCAACCGATCACTCGAACAGTTTGCATACGTGGCTTCGCACGACCTACGGGAGCCGCTGAGAACCATATCCAGTTTCGTTGGCTTGCTTCGGCGCAAATACCAGGGACAGCTCGATGACCAGGCAGACCGCCTCATTGCTATGACCGTCAGCGCTGCCGAACGCATGAATAAAATGATCGACGACCTGCTGGCCGTTTCCCGCATCGGACAACATCCACCTTTCCAGCCAGTCAATCTGCAAGAGCGGGTGGCAGCTGTGCTCGAAAACCTGCATGTCCTGATTGAGGACACAGGTGCAGTGGTTGAGGTTGGCCAGTTGCCCGTGGTCGTTGGAGATACATCTCAGCTCAGCCAATTGTTTCAGAACCTCATTGTGAACGCCTTGAAGTTTCAACCACCGGGCCGTGTTCCAGCGGTGTGCATTCATGCCGTTTCACTTGATGGAATGTGGCAGTTCCGCGTTGAGGACAACGGGATTGGCATCGCGCCCGCAGACTTTGAACGGATCTTCGGTGTTTTTCAGCGGTTGCATGATCGACAGACGTACGAGGGCAACGGGATCGGGCTTGCCATTGCTCGTTCTGTCATTGAGGAACATGGAGGGACGTTATGGCTGGAGTCTCAACTGGGAGAGGGCACAGCTTTTCTATTTACTCTGCCTGAGCCGTAG
- a CDS encoding HRDC domain-containing protein translates to MLKTSLPQQDRPGEQEAAQGLEAAVTEALSEVRRELSRETGYAAYLVFPNATLGALAVRRPQTMAALGGIAGLGPKRIQAYGERIGWRWSLFSLAWRGKRQSPFKLQIGHSKLTKQLRLRQSK, encoded by the coding sequence GTGCTGAAGACGTCCCTGCCCCAACAGGACCGTCCCGGCGAGCAGGAAGCGGCGCAGGGGTTGGAGGCAGCGGTCACGGAGGCGTTGAGTGAGGTCCGCCGGGAGCTGTCGCGGGAGACTGGGTATGCGGCGTACCTGGTCTTTCCGAACGCCACGTTGGGTGCGCTCGCTGTGCGCCGGCCTCAGACGATGGCGGCGTTGGGGGGCATTGCCGGGCTGGGTCCCAAGCGCATTCAAGCGTACGGAGAAAGGATTGGTTGGAGGTGGAGTTTGTTCAGCCTTGCCTGGCGTGGAAAACGCCAGAGCCCGTTCAAGCTCCAGATCGGGCACAGCAAGCTCACCAAGCAGCTACGGCTCAGGCAGAGTAAATAG
- a CDS encoding PAS domain-containing protein → MNLIPTDVERHEEDTSVKLLDTDFGRGVRQVLGTLTPIAVQVRATGGHWYRMRIYPCRTSDNFIDGVVMAFTNTDAVKSLEARPDHSALHSEALLRSILTPPLVFGDDLRVVTANRALHTLLRAFPSRSGGSGCTTSAAVSSASGSCASSGAAGSGRIHRCHSSSSI, encoded by the coding sequence ATGAACCTGATTCCCACCGATGTTGAGCGGCACGAGGAGGACACCAGCGTCAAGCTCCTCGATACCGACTTCGGGCGTGGTGTCCGGCAGGTGCTCGGTACGCTCACGCCCATAGCGGTGCAGGTGCGCGCCACAGGCGGTCACTGGTACCGCATGCGGATTTATCCCTGCCGCACCTCCGACAACTTCATTGACGGCGTCGTCATGGCCTTTACCAACACTGACGCGGTCAAATCGTTGGAGGCGAGGCCCGACCACTCGGCGCTGCACTCCGAAGCGCTTCTCAGGAGCATCCTGACGCCCCCGCTCGTGTTCGGCGATGACTTGCGCGTGGTGACCGCCAACAGGGCGCTGCACACGTTGCTGCGGGCTTTCCCGAGCAGGTCCGGGGGCAGCGGTTGTACGACCTCGGCAGCCGTCAGCTCGGCCAGTGGGAGCTGCGCGAGCAGCGGAGCCGCAGGGTCCGGACGGATACACCGCTGTCACAGTTCATCATCCATCTGA
- a CDS encoding carboxypeptidase-like regulatory domain-containing protein — MRKTVLITSLALSTALAASSKPVSGSVQGQALDTGGKPLSGVQVWIKPVVTTGVAETLTDDTGRYQVTGLPPVGYRSYAWLRAPYQGKTFCYRLAQPSATDYNAFNPREGLVRNFRWQLSGRIPGEEPYSDLGYFGGSLPLMAAFGQPRWATQDDEIELQLTPVGPLIDGSVGKPMTKTAPARGMVLDVPIGTYRVKATFIGTNGTREALHVSAFDGNYAEEATVKFKPSGDICKGATGGAPGRAYVYWKFQ; from the coding sequence ATGCGCAAGACCGTTCTGATCACCTCTCTCGCCCTCTCCACGGCGCTGGCGGCCTCCAGCAAACCCGTTTCTGGCAGCGTGCAAGGCCAGGCGCTCGACACGGGCGGCAAGCCCCTGTCTGGCGTGCAGGTCTGGATCAAGCCGGTCGTGACGACTGGCGTCGCCGAGACCCTCACCGACGACACGGGCCGCTATCAGGTCACCGGCCTGCCTCCCGTGGGCTACCGCTCCTACGCCTGGCTCCGGGCCCCCTACCAGGGCAAGACCTTCTGCTACCGCCTCGCCCAGCCCAGCGCCACCGACTACAACGCCTTCAACCCACGTGAAGGTCTGGTGCGCAACTTCAGGTGGCAGCTCTCAGGCCGCATTCCGGGCGAAGAACCCTACAGCGACCTGGGCTACTTCGGCGGCAGCCTTCCCCTGATGGCCGCCTTCGGTCAGCCGCGATGGGCCACCCAGGACGACGAGATCGAACTGCAACTCACGCCGGTGGGGCCCCTCATCGACGGCAGTGTGGGCAAGCCCATGACGAAGACGGCCCCCGCGCGGGGCATGGTGCTCGACGTGCCGATCGGCACCTACCGGGTCAAGGCCACCTTTATCGGTACGAACGGCACACGCGAGGCACTCCACGTCTCTGCCTTCGACGGGAACTACGCGGAGGAGGCGACCGTGAAGTTCAAACCCTCCGGTGACATCTGCAAGGGCGCGACCGGCGGGGCACCGGGCCGCGCTTACGTCTACTGGAAGTTCCAGTAA